In Kangiella profundi, one DNA window encodes the following:
- a CDS encoding OprO/OprP family phosphate-selective porin, with the protein MKLKLIAVAVATVISAPAFAEGEASAKAGSGFKVETNDVTLSVGGRLQYDIDMFDGEAFSGADESGSDSELRRARIFVSGKIGKDWSGKVQGNFKDDGTTNLEDAYIKYSGWDGVDLTLGKHKEPFGLEENTSSKDITAIERTMITNALAPGKNYGVSLGGGSNDFTWKFGVYDHGDEGGNIATGFSGRVTTAPIATKDEVLHLGFGYTQSRLAGDTYGEADQRLEIHLADEKVGSGSITGQSINAYNLEVAYSTGPFHAQAEYFDGEIDGGNFAADTDLEGYYAQVGYIITGESRPYSKGVFKRVKPKGDAGAWEVFGRFSSYEPGTDEAEAFTIGLNYYANAAVRIGLNYVSGDMTEGGVDKDGDALAVRIQYVF; encoded by the coding sequence ATGAAATTAAAACTAATCGCTGTAGCTGTTGCTACTGTAATCTCTGCACCGGCATTTGCCGAAGGCGAAGCTTCTGCCAAAGCTGGTAGTGGTTTTAAAGTTGAAACTAATGATGTAACTCTATCTGTTGGTGGTCGTTTGCAATATGACATCGACATGTTCGATGGCGAAGCATTCTCTGGCGCTGATGAGTCAGGTTCTGATTCTGAATTACGTCGTGCACGTATCTTTGTATCCGGCAAGATTGGCAAAGACTGGTCTGGTAAAGTTCAAGGTAACTTCAAAGACGACGGCACAACAAACCTTGAAGATGCTTATATCAAATATTCAGGTTGGGATGGTGTTGATCTAACTTTAGGTAAACACAAAGAGCCTTTTGGTCTAGAAGAAAATACTTCTTCAAAAGATATTACAGCTATCGAGCGTACCATGATTACCAACGCTTTGGCTCCAGGTAAAAACTATGGTGTTTCTTTAGGTGGCGGCAGCAACGACTTTACTTGGAAATTTGGTGTATATGATCACGGTGATGAAGGCGGCAATATTGCTACTGGCTTCTCTGGTCGTGTAACTACTGCTCCAATCGCAACTAAAGATGAAGTTTTGCACTTAGGTTTCGGTTATACGCAAAGCCGTTTAGCAGGCGACACATACGGTGAAGCTGACCAGCGTCTAGAAATCCACTTGGCTGATGAGAAAGTAGGTTCAGGTTCAATCACTGGACAAAGCATCAACGCTTACAACTTAGAAGTTGCTTACTCAACAGGTCCATTCCACGCGCAAGCTGAATACTTCGATGGTGAGATCGACGGTGGTAATTTCGCAGCGGATACAGACCTCGAAGGTTACTACGCTCAGGTAGGTTACATCATTACTGGCGAATCTCGCCCATACAGCAAAGGTGTATTCAAACGCGTTAAGCCAAAAGGTGATGCAGGCGCATGGGAAGTATTTGGCCGTTTCAGCAGCTATGAGCCAGGCACTGACGAAGCCGAAGCATTCACTATTGGTCTTAACTACTATGCAAATGCAGCAGTTCGCATCGGCTTGAACTATGTTTCAGGTGACATGACTGAAGGCGGCGTAGACAAAGACGGTGACGCTTTAGCAGTACGTATCCAGTACGTATTCTAA